In the Helianthus annuus cultivar XRQ/B chromosome 11, HanXRQr2.0-SUNRISE, whole genome shotgun sequence genome, one interval contains:
- the LOC110914471 gene encoding uncharacterized protein At2g23090, whose protein sequence is MGGGNAQKSKMAREKNLEKAKAAGKGSQLEANKKAMSIQCKVCMQTFICTTSEVKCREHAEAKHPKADVYACFPHLKK, encoded by the exons ATGGGTGGAGGTAATGCTCAGAAGTCCAAGATGGCCCGTGAGAAGAACTTGGAGAAAGCTAAAGCTGCTGGCAAAG GGAGTCAGCTTGAAGCCAACAAGAAAGCTATGAGCATCCAG TGCAAGGTGTGCATGCAAACTTTCATCTGCACGACTTCGGAAGTGAAGTGCAGGGAACATGCTGAAGCAAAACATCCGAAAGCTGACGTGTACGCGTGTTTCCCTCATCTGAAGAAATGA
- the LOC110888910 gene encoding glycine-rich protein 5-like yields the protein MGRKGVVCWCLCFFVTVWCVRAARLGSNGLEIGDKDNNTTVAAYGGSGNGGRGGYGTGGGRGYGSRNRGGYGNGGRGGFGSPGGNMGGGGDSSGGDMGGGGGSDDDDMGGGGGRSGGSGSGPGKGIGVGRGGYSGGGGFGSGSGNWGGYGNVGNPSTGGGFVGGGYGSRGGFAGGGGGFGSRTGPGLGYGNFGGSASGGFSGGDGGGGGGPHNKGDKN from the coding sequence ATGGGAAGAAAAGGTGTTGTTTGCTGGTGTTTGtgtttctttgttactgtttggTGTGTTAGAGCAGCTAGATTGGGGAGTAATGGGTTGGAAATAGGAGATAAAGATAATAACACTACGGTGGCTGCTTATGGCGGGTCAGGAAATGGTGGCCGGGGAGGATATGGTACTGGTGGAGGGAGGGGATACGGGTCAAGAAATAGGGGTGGGTATGGGAATGGAGGGAGAGGTGGATTTGGTTCTCCTGGTGGTAATATGGGCGGGGGTGGTGATTCTTCTGGTGGTGATATGGGCGGAGGTGGTGGCTCTGATGATGACGATATGGGTGGAGGCGGTGGTCGAAGTGGTGGATCAGGTTCGGGCCCTGGTAAGGGAATTGGAGTTGGAAGAGGTGGATATAGTGGAGGTGGTGGTTTTGGGTCAGGGTCTGGCAACTGGGGTGGATATGGCAATGTAGGAAATCCGTCTACCGGGGGAGGATTTGTGGGGGGCGGGTATGGTTCAAGAGGAGGTTTTGCGGGTGGTGGAGGTGGGTTCGGGTCCAGGACGGGTCCAGGCTTGGGTTATGGAAACTTTGGAGGTTCAGCGAGTGGCGGTtttagtggtggtgatggtggcggagGAGGAGGTCCTCATAATAAAGGAGACAAGAATTAG